One region of Priestia megaterium genomic DNA includes:
- a CDS encoding cold-shock protein, with product MSKHKGTVKSFNELKGSGFITPEDGSKEVFVHSNAIDREEYKNLSEGQKVEFEIQEGAKGPSAIKVHPVD from the coding sequence ATGAGCAAACATAAAGGAACCGTTAAATCGTTCAATGAACTAAAAGGATCTGGATTTATCACACCCGAGGACGGATCAAAAGAAGTGTTCGTTCACTCTAATGCGATCGACCGTGAGGAATATAAAAACCTGTCAGAAGGACAAAAAGTAGAGTTTGAAATCCAAGAAGGAGCTAAAGGACCCAGCGCTATAAAAGTACACCCTGTTGACTAA
- a CDS encoding sensor domain-containing diguanylate cyclase: protein MLKDHMFEFYFDQMNELVFLAEVKNQHLYYKKMNKAAAKLVRYQGEAGMRLESVLPERAYHSLYPYYIKAMETKKPVTYHDINTFSDAAEAFETTLTPIFDDTDNSTHLLVMSKNIQKLKKDLAQSMERYKSLFMNHENAICMMDLSGKIVQANPACEQMFGYDTQEIINSSYMQLLKELKIDVRALPLHHIIYDQSYSKEIQAWHKEKGMIYLYVTNVPIIVENEWMGIYLIAQDVTKEKVAEIKLENTVKDLANMKYALDESAIVSVLDPYGTIRYVNDMFCTIFGYEKEELIGQSYKLFDVSYDLRVLESIGQGKVWRGQVKSITKEGVIVWSHKTIVPLTDIHHRISSYVLIQTDITAQKNLENQLKFKAFHDSLTGVPNRMMLQKQVQAAIEQKERFGLLFLDCDNFKEVNDQFGHDIGDAFLIQYAHRLTSCIRTCDEAYRLGGDEFVILLRYIERREEIQQIMERIHRELQKEWSIESCIFTATSTIGAAYYPENGESFQELLKQADQALYEGKRQGKNNVNFYKKNQSVADSIDKESIV from the coding sequence ATGTTGAAAGATCATATGTTTGAATTTTATTTTGATCAAATGAATGAGCTGGTTTTTTTGGCGGAAGTAAAGAACCAGCATCTTTATTATAAAAAAATGAATAAAGCGGCTGCTAAGCTTGTACGGTACCAAGGAGAAGCGGGCATGCGGCTAGAAAGCGTACTCCCTGAGCGGGCGTATCACTCCCTTTACCCTTACTATATAAAAGCGATGGAAACAAAAAAGCCAGTTACCTACCATGACATAAATACCTTCTCAGATGCAGCTGAAGCGTTTGAAACAACGCTTACCCCCATTTTTGATGATACCGACAATAGTACGCACTTATTAGTGATGAGTAAAAATATCCAAAAGTTAAAAAAAGATTTAGCCCAAAGTATGGAGCGGTATAAGTCGCTTTTTATGAACCATGAAAACGCCATATGTATGATGGATTTAAGCGGTAAAATTGTTCAAGCAAATCCTGCCTGTGAGCAAATGTTCGGCTACGATACGCAAGAGATCATCAATAGTTCTTACATGCAGCTTCTAAAAGAGCTGAAGATTGATGTCCGTGCTTTGCCTTTGCATCACATCATATACGACCAAAGCTACAGCAAAGAAATCCAAGCGTGGCACAAAGAAAAAGGAATGATTTATTTATATGTTACAAACGTGCCCATCATCGTGGAAAATGAATGGATGGGTATTTACTTGATTGCTCAGGACGTTACGAAAGAAAAGGTAGCTGAAATAAAGCTGGAAAACACGGTGAAAGATTTAGCAAACATGAAGTATGCCCTTGATGAGTCCGCAATCGTAAGCGTCCTGGATCCATATGGAACGATTAGGTATGTCAATGATATGTTCTGTACAATATTTGGCTATGAAAAAGAAGAGCTAATCGGACAATCATACAAGTTATTTGATGTAAGCTATGACCTTCGGGTTCTTGAAAGTATTGGCCAAGGAAAGGTTTGGAGAGGGCAAGTCAAAAGCATAACAAAAGAAGGCGTCATCGTGTGGAGCCATAAGACCATCGTTCCGCTGACCGATATTCATCACCGAATCTCAAGCTACGTGCTGATTCAAACTGATATTACTGCGCAAAAAAACCTAGAAAATCAGCTGAAGTTTAAGGCGTTTCATGACAGTTTGACGGGGGTGCCGAATCGAATGATGCTGCAAAAACAAGTGCAGGCTGCGATTGAGCAAAAGGAAAGATTTGGCCTGCTGTTTTTAGACTGTGATAATTTTAAAGAAGTGAACGATCAATTTGGTCATGATATCGGCGATGCATTTTTAATCCAGTACGCACATCGCTTAACGTCTTGCATTCGCACATGTGACGAAGCTTATCGCCTCGGAGGGGATGAATTTGTTATCTTGCTTCGGTACATTGAAAGGCGCGAGGAAATCCAGCAGATCATGGAACGAATTCACCGAGAGCTTCAAAAAGAATGGAGTATTGAATCCTGCATTTTTACAGCTACATCGACCATTGGAGCCGCTTATTATCCAGAAAACGGAGAGTCGTTTCAAGAACTGCTAAAACAGGCGGATCAAGCGCTGTACGAAGGAAAACGACAGGGGAAAAATAACGTGAATTTCTATAAAAAAAACCAATCTGTAGCCGATTCTATAGATAAAGAAAGTATTGTTTAA
- a CDS encoding methyl-accepting chemotaxis protein has product MNKHKLMVVLSSGAVILSLLIHIIHRIWPMEMSGMSMEHNSAPGEVSLIFLMLPIVFLGVLLVLYVKKHELVPAFVTLTLTFSSISTVIGGGGMVEYHFSIFMVIAILSYYENVKLLLLMTGIFVVEHLVGFFVPFFTPIIFGTSSYSFSMLCLHAAYLIFTSGATAWQITSKKKYTEQLQQQNKQKQHIIYDMMKKLHETNGQVRQTVADLKESLEESQAASHHTTASMQELAAGADQQVIMAQKSSEFLEEMTQGVTKIAEASAAVSEASDQTANEAVQGKEKIQEAIQQIHTIDSSVQHAASVIHQLKERSAEINDIMSVISGIAAQTNLLALNAAIEAARAGEHGKGFAVVAAEVRKLAEQSNQSAEQVARLIQHIQQETFQAVAFIQSGTADVKNGILLANEAENVFNRIADASTYVHEQIQQTAASAQQIAAGSTQVLHAVSEMTAFANQSAASSSSISSASVRQLESLQTIDQTAEFLSRLVEELGSVTEKLAKQA; this is encoded by the coding sequence ATGAATAAACATAAATTAATGGTTGTTTTATCAAGCGGAGCAGTGATACTTTCTCTGCTCATACATATCATTCATCGTATTTGGCCGATGGAGATGTCCGGCATGTCGATGGAACATAATTCAGCGCCAGGCGAAGTGTCATTGATCTTTTTGATGCTTCCTATTGTTTTTCTTGGTGTGCTGCTTGTACTGTATGTTAAAAAGCATGAGCTAGTACCTGCGTTTGTGACGCTAACGCTCACGTTTTCAAGCATCAGCACGGTTATAGGCGGAGGAGGAATGGTTGAGTATCACTTTTCAATTTTTATGGTGATAGCCATTCTTTCCTACTATGAAAATGTAAAGCTATTATTGTTAATGACGGGTATTTTTGTCGTCGAGCATCTAGTGGGATTTTTCGTGCCATTTTTTACACCGATTATTTTCGGAACGTCTTCTTATTCCTTTTCGATGCTTTGCCTTCACGCCGCTTATCTGATTTTTACATCAGGGGCAACCGCTTGGCAAATTACTTCAAAGAAAAAATACACAGAACAGCTTCAGCAGCAAAATAAACAAAAGCAGCACATCATTTATGACATGATGAAAAAGCTGCATGAAACGAATGGTCAGGTAAGACAAACGGTTGCTGACTTAAAGGAAAGCTTAGAAGAATCGCAAGCAGCGAGTCATCATACGACGGCTTCAATGCAAGAACTAGCCGCAGGAGCGGACCAGCAGGTAATAATGGCTCAAAAAAGCAGTGAGTTTCTAGAAGAGATGACGCAAGGCGTAACCAAAATAGCCGAGGCTTCAGCGGCAGTCAGCGAAGCTTCTGATCAAACAGCAAATGAAGCCGTGCAGGGAAAAGAAAAAATTCAAGAAGCCATTCAACAAATTCATACAATCGATTCTTCTGTTCAGCATGCAGCTAGCGTTATTCATCAGTTAAAAGAACGTTCTGCAGAAATCAACGATATTATGAGTGTGATTTCAGGCATTGCTGCACAAACAAATCTACTGGCGCTAAATGCTGCAATTGAAGCAGCGCGCGCAGGCGAACATGGTAAAGGGTTTGCGGTCGTAGCAGCGGAAGTTCGCAAACTTGCAGAACAATCCAATCAGTCAGCCGAACAAGTAGCAAGACTCATTCAGCATATTCAGCAAGAAACGTTTCAAGCCGTAGCATTCATTCAATCAGGAACTGCTGATGTAAAAAACGGTATTTTACTAGCCAACGAAGCGGAAAATGTTTTTAATCGAATCGCCGACGCATCTACGTACGTTCACGAACAAATTCAGCAAACGGCTGCTTCCGCACAGCAAATAGCAGCCGGATCTACGCAGGTGCTCCATGCCGTCAGCGAGATGACCGCTTTTGCGAACCAATCAGCGGCAAGTAGCAGCAGCATTTCTTCTGCTTCCGTGCGTCAGCTGGAATCGCTGCAGACTATCGACCAAACGGCGGAATTTTTAAGTCGGTTAGTTGAAGAGCTTGGCAGCGTAACGGAAAAGTTAGCGAAGCAAGCGTGA
- a CDS encoding STAS domain-containing protein — protein MRDELLYIGKKIIDNKQELAIQFSDLMDSEYKRKLVYHEESEVLKWRAELIEYLGESLFEEHSVVLKKIIQWGTDIGKVAVENGLSLSQTLKSLALFRTVIWGVFTEELQQKQFAPITMLDVSKKIDPMLDELNHIFVEIYEEHNTETIKRAYAALEELSVPIVPLSEGIAVMPIVGQIDTHRSQLIMETALEKSAQLQLSYLIFDISGVLIVDTMVADNIFQIVKALQLIGTKTMITGIRPEIAQTVVDLGVDFGTIKTRATLEKGLEEIGFSKLPENPQRKKDKWRY, from the coding sequence ATGAGGGATGAGTTGTTATATATAGGGAAGAAAATTATCGATAATAAACAGGAATTAGCGATACAATTTTCTGATCTGATGGACTCTGAATATAAGCGGAAGCTTGTTTACCATGAAGAAAGCGAAGTTTTAAAATGGAGAGCAGAACTCATTGAGTATTTAGGCGAGTCGTTATTCGAAGAGCACTCGGTCGTTTTAAAGAAAATCATTCAGTGGGGTACAGATATAGGAAAAGTGGCTGTGGAAAACGGACTTTCGTTGAGTCAAACGTTAAAATCACTCGCGCTGTTTCGAACAGTGATATGGGGCGTTTTTACAGAAGAGCTGCAGCAGAAGCAGTTTGCTCCTATTACGATGCTTGATGTAAGTAAAAAAATTGATCCGATGCTTGATGAGCTTAATCATATATTTGTCGAAATCTATGAAGAACATAATACCGAAACCATAAAACGAGCTTATGCAGCGCTAGAAGAATTATCAGTTCCCATCGTTCCTCTTTCTGAAGGAATCGCTGTGATGCCAATCGTTGGACAAATTGATACGCATCGTTCGCAGCTTATTATGGAAACGGCTTTAGAAAAAAGCGCTCAGCTGCAGCTGAGTTATTTAATATTTGATATTTCAGGTGTTTTGATCGTCGATACGATGGTAGCGGACAATATTTTTCAAATTGTAAAAGCCTTACAGCTTATCGGCACTAAAACGATGATTACTGGAATACGTCCGGAAATCGCGCAAACCGTTGTTGATTTAGGCGTCGATTTTGGAACAATCAAAACAAGAGCAACGCTAGAAAAAGGTCTTGAAGAAATAGGCTTCAGTAAACTGCCAGAAAATCCGCAAAGAAAAAAAGACAAATGGCGTTATTAA
- a CDS encoding ankyrin repeat domain-containing protein — translation MDRMEELTQAAMSGNNEEIKVLIGENPALINEFNLDGWTPLHLASYFGKEETVKLLLSLGANMKARAKNSNENMPLHAAVANKQTKVVEILLQGGADSNAKQSGGWTSLHEAALLGAEDIVKLLVENGAQIQVKKDDDQTPLDVAIENGQENVINLLKNYVNTNA, via the coding sequence ATGGATAGAATGGAAGAACTTACACAGGCCGCAATGAGTGGAAATAATGAAGAAATAAAAGTTTTGATTGGTGAAAACCCTGCACTTATTAATGAATTTAATTTAGACGGATGGACACCGCTTCACTTAGCCTCGTATTTTGGGAAAGAAGAAACTGTAAAACTATTGCTATCATTAGGAGCGAACATGAAAGCTCGGGCGAAAAATAGCAATGAAAATATGCCGCTTCACGCAGCTGTTGCCAATAAACAGACAAAAGTGGTAGAGATTTTATTACAGGGCGGTGCAGACAGCAACGCCAAGCAAAGCGGCGGATGGACAAGCCTTCACGAAGCTGCCCTACTCGGCGCAGAAGACATCGTCAAACTTTTAGTTGAAAACGGAGCTCAGATTCAGGTGAAAAAAGATGATGATCAAACGCCGCTTGATGTAGCGATAGAGAATGGACAAGAAAATGTAATAAATCTATTAAAAAATTATGTAAATACCAACGCTTAA
- a CDS encoding SH3 domain-containing protein: protein MTEVNKQRFYKKLAVTGLAFTLVGAGTLGLHSLHFTGEPTVASAAAETYTTTANLNIRSGPSTSNAIIATVKQGTQLTVIGQAASGWLKVSYQGKTGYVSSEYVKKSASSTTKTYVTTANLNIRSASSTSSAIVVTVKQGTQLTATEQPSNGWLKVSYQGKTGYVSTQYVKESTGSSEPAPAPAPAASVYVATANLNVRTTASTSGAVMATLKAGTQLDVTAKAANGWLKITYQGKVGYVSGQYVRALAGMKVVSNPESIQVVVNKQNKLPENYVPKDLVYTTIPFTFKEQTEKKKMRSEAAAAIAQLFAGAKKQGVTLLGVSAYRSHATQSALFSSYVQRDGYDKAATYSALPGTSEHETGLGIDVTKGDGTCAAQDCFGGTKEAAWLDAHAAEYGFIIRYPKGKDAVTGYKYEPWHLRYVGKPVAQAIKSKGITLEEYYGIK from the coding sequence ATGACAGAAGTGAACAAACAAAGATTTTACAAAAAATTAGCGGTAACAGGTCTTGCTTTTACACTTGTAGGGGCAGGAACTCTAGGTCTTCATTCTTTACATTTTACGGGTGAGCCAACTGTCGCAAGCGCAGCGGCGGAAACATATACAACCACGGCGAATTTAAACATTCGAAGCGGCCCATCGACGTCCAACGCAATTATTGCAACGGTTAAACAAGGCACGCAGCTAACGGTAATTGGACAAGCAGCAAGCGGCTGGCTGAAAGTAAGCTATCAAGGCAAAACGGGCTACGTAAGCAGTGAGTATGTTAAAAAGTCAGCGAGTTCAACGACCAAAACCTATGTAACAACGGCAAATTTAAATATTCGAAGCGCTTCATCGACGTCAAGCGCGATTGTTGTAACGGTCAAACAAGGCACGCAGCTAACGGCAACGGAACAACCATCAAACGGCTGGCTAAAAGTGAGTTACCAAGGCAAAACGGGCTATGTGAGCACGCAGTACGTAAAGGAATCAACGGGTTCTTCTGAACCGGCTCCAGCTCCAGCTCCGGCGGCTTCTGTCTATGTGGCAACGGCGAATTTAAATGTTCGAACAACTGCTTCAACTTCTGGTGCGGTTATGGCAACACTGAAAGCCGGCACACAGCTCGACGTAACGGCTAAAGCAGCAAACGGCTGGCTGAAAATTACGTATCAAGGTAAGGTTGGTTATGTAAGCGGTCAATACGTACGAGCATTAGCTGGCATGAAAGTGGTTTCAAACCCTGAAAGTATACAAGTTGTTGTGAATAAACAAAACAAGCTTCCGGAAAACTACGTTCCGAAAGATTTAGTATATACAACGATTCCATTTACATTCAAAGAACAAACGGAAAAGAAAAAAATGCGCAGTGAAGCAGCCGCTGCTATTGCACAGTTATTTGCGGGTGCGAAAAAACAAGGCGTTACGCTTCTTGGCGTATCAGCTTACCGTTCACATGCAACGCAAAGCGCGCTTTTTAGTTCGTATGTTCAACGAGACGGTTATGATAAAGCGGCAACTTATAGCGCATTGCCAGGCACGAGTGAACATGAAACGGGTCTTGGAATTGATGTAACAAAAGGAGACGGTACATGTGCTGCTCAAGACTGCTTTGGCGGAACAAAAGAAGCAGCTTGGCTCGATGCCCACGCAGCCGAATATGGATTTATTATTCGTTATCCAAAAGGGAAAGACGCGGTAACTGGCTATAAATATGAGCCGTGGCATTTGCGCTATGTAGGCAAACCAGTGGCGCAGGCGATTAAAAGTAAAGGCATTACGCTTGAAGAATATTACGGAATTAAGTAG